The Alcaligenes aquatilis genome contains the following window.
AAACGCTTAAACGGCTGCGGTTGTCCTTGATCCATTGCGAGAACGCCTCCTTGTCCGAACCTTCCTCTGCACCGGGCAGCTCGCGGGTCAGCAAGACAAAGCGTTGTCCTTGATTCAGCAAGGCTTCCAGTTCTGCTTTCCAGTTGGATGGAGAGCTGTTCGAGATCCAGATACGGGGGAATTCCTGTGTAGCAAGGTGCATGTGCGGGTCCTGAGTAAGCCGATTAATGATTCAAAGTGAATGCGCTGCTTTGTACCATTAATCCGCCTGCTCGGGCAGTTCTTTCTCCGTGTGTGCTTTATTCGCCGGAATAGGTGAAAGACTCCCTTGTGGGTCTGCTGTGCGCTTAGTGGGTTGTGCCAGCTTCGGGAAGAAGTGATCAGGACGCTGAGTTGTCGATACAATTTTCGAGAGGAGCTTGGCTGATATGAGCTTGTTGCTGTTTAGCGGTCGGAATCGCCCTAGCTAAACGCAGGCAGTGAATGACGTACTGCAGCAAAACGCAGGACGTGGGGTGTCATAGCCAGGTTGCGAGTACCTGTGCCATAGCCCTGTCTCAGCCCCAAGGTGTCAGCAATCTCGTAAAGCCTCAATGCGTGTTTTACAGACCATCAAGAGCTAAAAAAGGCGCCAATCCTGGTGGATATGGCGCCTTCTTTTTCAGGAGTTCATGAGCAGAACGGAATTGATGGGCCTAAACCTGCCGCCCAATTTCTTCCATCGCTTCCTGAATTTCCAGCCATTCTTCTTCCAGCGTTTGATGTGTTTTGGTGAGTTCACCATGCTCAGTCATCAAGGCGGGCCGTTGGTCTTTGTAGCTGTCCGAATAAAAGTCGGGGTCCTGCATCAAGGTATCCAGCTCCTGCAAACGTAGCTGAGCTTTCTCCATGGCCGACTCCACTTTCTTCAAGCGGCTTTCCAGGGGCTTGCGTTGCTGGGCCTGACGTTGGCGCAGCTCGGCTTCCTGACGGCGTTGCGTCTTGCGGTCTGTGCCTTCATTGCCCGTATCAGCACGCGCTTCCTGGCGAGCTTCCGAGCGTGATTGTGCGCTGCGGGCCAGTAGCCAGTCGCGGTAGTCTTCCAGGTCGCCGTCAAACTCCTGAACCTGACCATCGGCCACGATCCAGAACGAATCAACGGTAGAACGCAGCAAGTGGCGATCGTGAGATACCAGCAGTACGCTGCCACCGTAGTCAGCCAAAGCAGCCGCCAGGGCTTCGCGGGTATCCACGTCCAAGTGGTTGGTTGGTTCGTCCAGCAAGAGCAGATTGGGCTTTTGCCAGACAATCAGGGATAGGGCCAGACGCGCCTTTTCACCCCCGGAGAAGGGGGCTGTCAGGCTGGTGACCATATCACCGCTAAAACCGAAAGAGCCCAGGTAATTGCGCAGTTCCTGCTCGCGCACATCCGGAGCCAGACGCGCCAGATGTTGCAGGGGGGTGGAGTCCGGGTCAATGGAGTCCAACTGGTGCTGGGCAAAGTAGCCAATTACCAGGCCCTTGGATTCTAGGCGTTCGCCCTTGATAGGTTCCAGCTTGCCAGCCAGGGTTTTGACCAGCGTGGATTTACCCGCACCGTTCATCCCCAAAATACCCACACGGGCACCGCCGCGCACCATCAGGCGGACCTGGCTCAAAATCGCTTTGTCCTGACCGGGGTAACCCAGATCGGCCTGATCCAATGTCAGCAAGGGATCGGGGGTGTACTCGGGCGAGGGCAGGCGAATGGAAACGCTTGAGTCGTCGCGCAAGAGCGTTACGGTCTGCATGCGGGCCAAAGCCTTGACGCGGCTTTGTGCCTGCTTGGCCTTGGTGGCCTGGGCCTTGAAGCGGTCAATAAAACTTTGCAGACGCGCGGCTTCACGGGTTTGGCGCTCGTAGGCGATCTGGCTTTGTTGGACGCGCTCGGCACGTTGCACCAGAAAGTCGTTGTAGCCGCCTTTGTAGCGAACCAACTTTCCTTGGT
Protein-coding sequences here:
- a CDS encoding ABC-F family ATP-binding cassette domain-containing protein, which translates into the protein MIRATGITLRRGVKVLLDNADFIVNPGERLGIVGKNGAGKSSLFALLQGELDLDGGDLSIPEVWEVASVRQTIPDRDRPAREFVIDGDERLRALQEKRANTPDSDGQAIAELENALIEADAWSAPSRAEQLLAGLGFRPDQWMLPVREFSGGWQMRLSLARALMAPSDLLLLDEPTNHLDLDAMLWLERWLGSYPGTVLLISHDTEFLDAVARSILHVDQGKLVRYKGGYNDFLVQRAERVQQSQIAYERQTREAARLQSFIDRFKAQATKAKQAQSRVKALARMQTVTLLRDDSSVSIRLPSPEYTPDPLLTLDQADLGYPGQDKAILSQVRLMVRGGARVGILGMNGAGKSTLVKTLAGKLEPIKGERLESKGLVIGYFAQHQLDSIDPDSTPLQHLARLAPDVREQELRNYLGSFGFSGDMVTSLTAPFSGGEKARLALSLIVWQKPNLLLLDEPTNHLDVDTREALAAALADYGGSVLLVSHDRHLLRSTVDSFWIVADGQVQEFDGDLEDYRDWLLARSAQSRSEARQEARADTGNEGTDRKTQRRQEAELRQRQAQQRKPLESRLKKVESAMEKAQLRLQELDTLMQDPDFYSDSYKDQRPALMTEHGELTKTHQTLEEEWLEIQEAMEEIGRQV